TCTTTAATGCAACCCGATTACTTTCAGGTTCtccttttatttaattgttttgtattgatgaTGGTTCCAGTGAAGCGTTAAATGTTAGCGTTAGCGTTAAATGTCTATTAAAACGTTGCGGGTTTAACCACTACTACCACAACGTCATATTCAGCGTATACAAACACACCCGCACTCTGGTCAGGGCGTACTCAAATTGCATTTCAAGGCGCacaatacgtttttttttttttggagattAAAGTGGCGTCCGCTAGCTAGGTCAGGTGTCATATCAAATGCATACAACGAGTAACCTTTGGCGTAGTCACTACAACTGATCTGATTGCCGTAGTCACTGAACATACTATTTAATCCCGATGACAGGCAATGACGTAGCGAACATCCGTAAAATTAAGAAGTAACGGTTTGCTTTGTGTTTGTCATTGTTGTCATCTTAACGAACAAAACGCTAGTTCTTTAAATAATCAACAAGACTCCATTATCTGTTGGTGAATGCCAGGGATGTGGAGTCGGAATACAAAGGCCACTGTTATGCcatgccccccctccccacctatGCCCTCAATTTCTAAGTTATTCTTGAAAATGACACTTTCTTTTGAATTTGTAAGACTCAAGGGGATTCATGTCGGAATATTACTCaaacttgttatattttaaacaCAGCAGTAAAGTTTTAATTTCATGCTGGGGTTGGGGATGATCAGGTGTTTATCGCAAAACAAGGAATTTGGAGAACGATAGTTTCTATATTCGGGACAACCAAGCAGATGACCAAATGAATAAATACCACATCATTCATACATGGAGATGAGTGAGGGAGTAAGAAATATATGCAGACCAATGGTAAGTTATTAAGTCTGGTTGAATATGTACCTTTGGAAAATATCTAATTAAAGGAGTCGTCCAGAAGACTGGTTATATATGATCAAATTCGTGTGTATTATCGAAAGCAAATGTATTATCTAATTGTGTCAATTTTAGGATATTGATTCAGGGATAAGGAGGGCGCATATTATGGTGATTTAGGATGATTGTGTTCTGTTTGCATAAACCAATGCGTTTTACTCTGGCAGTAGAACTGATCTCTCAAAGATAATACATAAACAACCCAGAAAGTACATCAAAACGTATAAGATGTCGTTGCTAGTTAAGCGATGTCATTACATTGCCACTAacttttattcaatataatCGCAACATTTGGAATTGAACATGACTAGTCAGCATActgatgtatttttttaatatatttcattgcaTAATTTCATAGTATTCTCAGTGCCATTATTactgataacattttaaaagacaAGTTTGGAATCCAATGCAATTATCGAAAACTATTGAAAAAGTATCAAATGCCATCGAGTTCTCTGTGCTGGCTGTCCCACTGGTAAAATGGTTCATcgttgttttgtattttgccCCATAATATAGTATTACCTTATAAGGCTTATTAGTGTCTCTTTCCTTCACTTCGATCTTTCAAATACGCTAACTTCCACTATAGCTTCGAAATGTACTTCCTtgtttaatatatgtttttatatcgCCAACCGTTTCCTGTCCTTGTTACCTTGAAGACTTCAAATCCACTACTGTGATTATTGACTTGGccgtattttcattgttgttgttgttattccgCAATCAGAACCGTGAAGATTCTTCCAGAAGATACCGCGGTAATCGTTGGACGAGTAATCACCATTCAGATTGGAGTAGCCGCAGGAATAGAAATGTGTCTCATAAACCTGATCTCTGTTTCGGCAGTATCTACAAGGATAGGAACCACTACAGCCATCGCAATTAAGACATTTGTAATGATCATCATCACAAGAATAACAATAAAGAGAGCAATAAAAATCAAAAAAGGaacaatcataataacaatcataataataacaaaaacagcTAGATAACTCGTAGTCTCCTGTAGCTACGCGGTCGCTGAATGAGTAGCAGTTGCTGGTAGAGCCTGTGCTACTATCGTCTGgataccaccagccacctcgGTGTTTTTCTGCACAGTCGAAGGTACTCGATCCATCGTTGTCTTGATCGCGCGTACTAAATCGATGTCCTGAATTTGCTTCCATAGCATTGTAACCTGGAAGGAAATTAGCGAATAATTAGGAAATGTATATTCTTGCTATATGTGAAGTTTTTATTCATGTATACACTATATCTTATTAAATAACTTTCAGTTCGTTTGCTATAATTATCGGTTGTCAGTGCGTATGTTGCTATGTTAGTTAATGTTTAGGCGTATGTAATATTTTGAGCTTTAATATAAGAGTTCTTTCTTTTGagattttacacaatttgaagATAGTAATCAAAGTTCCAGTTATCACCGGGGAGGTTTCACTTCTGACAACACGTCTTGGAACCTTGGTTCATATCATCGTTTTCTATCAAAATATATGTCTTTTGATCACTATTATAAGTAATAGTTCATACCTCAAAGCTGCGACAAATATTATGTAGTGAAGCGATTTCAAGATACGAGTGAAAGCAGCATTCTTTTAAGAGCTCATTTTTGGccaatttaaaagtaaaaggttTGACTTTCTTCAACATGAAAGGGTTTTCGGATAAGAAGTGAATTTTCATCGTTTCATCGTCTCCTCTCGTGAAACGTCTTATCTTTCATCTGGCGTTTTTACTTCCATTTGATACTGACAAAATAATGAGTTATACCTATTATCTGATTATACATTCATAAAGATAAGAACTAAGGCAGGTAATGCTCTTTGGGAAAGAAACACATACACTTCGTCTCGACTGTTCTCTCAACATAATGTTCAAATTCTTTCATACTTTTGttgatgttatttttttttggtaatactATTAGCATCTTAACCAATGCCATGGAAGAACATTGTATGGTCAAATGAACCTTCAATTTCTTCTCTTTTGGAAACGTTAAagttatatttaataaaattaatgttatcatttcttttaattataaaGTTAGCTGTATTTTGCAGCAGTTCTAAGGTTTCTAGGCTAGTTATGCTTTATGCTTCTTTATGCTTCTAAGATCGACACAGTCTGAATGAAAACACGAGAAATTAGACGCAGAGCTATATATGAACTTGGTTGCTATTATAGAATATGAATGTTACAATCTATCATTATGCATACACGTGCtaaagtgtaaagcaaatataCAATGAACTTTGTTTTCGAGACTCTAAGCATGATGTATAGTTTGTAGTTCTACATTAGTCTCTACACTTGATCTATAACAATACCTGAGTATATGTACGAGTACAAATACTAAAGTATGATTACGAATACAGGTAGTTATGTTAGAATAAGATTACACAATAACTGCGAGTCTGCGTATGATTGACATTTAGAACAATACATACCAGCATTTCCATAGTGGCCACCTAATGACAGTCGATATCTGTATCCTTCGCTACTGATTCTAAATGATGAATAATGGCTGTAGTATGTTGATCCTTCCCTGTTTCTCTTTTCTATTCGAAGTTGGTAGGATTTTTGGTTtgtcaatttgtatattttatcgttgccaatCCAATGATTTCCTGTTGGGTTTCCAAACCCGTATTTGTAATCAGACCAGTATCGATTAAAGCTGACGGAACTACTTGTACGTCGTTGCAAgatctaccaaaaaaaaaatcaattagtTTTAGATGGCAAGTACGTATGTATGGAATATCTCATTGTACTGCAATAAGTAAGAGAAATtaattggtgaaggtcaataatCCGATTTATTTTAAACGAAAGGAAGATGgatcaatttaattaaataattgaataatttaCTTCACATGTTAGTTAACGAAGTCCTGTCATATAAGAAAACACAAGTTTAACATGGGAAAGATATTGCTTGTCAATGGCTAAAACTTACTGTCCATCCACCACTAGACATGTCACAATAAACTTCAAACCCGGAGCTTCCAGCGGGataaatggtatattttccGTTATTTCTTCTACCCGCTGTGTAAAGATCATAACAATCTCTCGGTCCACTGCGGGTACATGTAAGACCATCACCTCCAAACCATTCGTTACAGTAACATCTACGGACATCATTCCGCGCCTCGCAGGTTGCATCTGCACCACAACTGTACCTCTCACTTGTAAGTACGTTACTGTTGCAAGTTATTCGTAAGGAACAGTCAGAACTAATGTATGATTCACCTCCCTGGAAAGATACATGTTAAATGACATATACCAAAGATAGTAAAATACATgttaatttgttacatttttaacGACTTTTGATGACGCACTGGATTAACCTTAATATATAGTCAGGAGCGTTTTAAATCAATTTGGTAACGTTCATCGTTCTCAGTGTATCAAATGATGCGTTGCCATGATATGCAATTTGACTAGATCTAAATTAATTATATGCAAAGCATTTAAAATACCCTACAAGAATCGTACTCACCCTCACCAATAAATCAATTATGGATTTGCGGTTGTAACAGTTAAATGTACAGAATTGCAAGAATGGCTGGCCAATGCAAATATCCTTTTCTTGCAAAGGgtatcaaattttaaaatagtTTAATGAGGTTTTTGCAGCCAACTCTAAAGTTGGGGGCCTAGGTATTTgccatactttttttttaaagtagctGTCAAATGTTGCCTTCCTTGAAAGGTTTGTTGAAACTGAAAACTCAAGTTACAATACGTTTGAAACGCACGATTTTGGTAAGATGTATCTAATAATTTTGTTTAAGGTTTATAAGGGAATGCACACCCGTAGAAGGGATACTATGAATCCGACTAAATATAATTCATCCTTTGACTGACAGTTTTGCCTGACCTGTTCGAATGAAATGGAATCAATGGATAACCGCGATGCTCTCGCCTCACGGTTATCTTTAAAAGTAATGCGATACTTGACAcgtttaaaaagtaaaatgtttgtctCAAATTATATGGACAAAGAATTATGAGCAAAGCATTTAAAATGGCCTGAAAGAACTACAATGACCCTTAATACACTTCTTTTGACATCAACGAAgtagttgtgggtgcacgtcactccgtccccttcgtagttttgattgcagtaacatttagagacaccgttcctctcatcacaagttgcgtgatcactacactgttaactcgcctctataatctggttgttCCTACAGGTTGATCtacgtgtacatcttgaattgacgtaaaaTTTGccttcctaatttaaga
This window of the Apostichopus japonicus isolate 1M-3 chromosome 9, ASM3797524v1, whole genome shotgun sequence genome carries:
- the LOC139973404 gene encoding uncharacterized protein: METLFKVCLTVLTICNSFGTERGIVGADRRSSGFTYFVFQQPEYPRDCREVSNACSSTHNTSGVYLIKPDGYPEPFEAYCYNDLDTGGWTVLQRRRSDSVNFNRSWKDFRNGFGFLGSEFWIGNEKIAFLTNQKLYQLRMDFENVAGDTYYVTYDEFRISDEWGDYHISSLGTFEISDGIIPEWCPANEIFSNETCERTCDDPDTCISPASRTETEQCVCVGDYLRHQEQCIPQNQCNCFVADKGGVLRGGESYISSDCSLRITCNSNVLTSERYSCGADATCEARNDVRRCYCNEWFGGDGLTCTRSGPRDCYDLYTAGRRNNGKYTIYPAGSSGFEVYCDMSSGGWTILQRRTSSSVSFNRYWSDYKYGFGNPTGNHWIGNDKIYKLTNQKSYQLRIEKRNREGSTYYSHYSSFRISSEGYRYRLSLGGHYGNAGYNAMEANSGHRFSTRDQDNDGSSTFDCAEKHRGGWWYPDDSSTGSTSNCYSFSDRVATGDYELSSCFCYYYDCYYDCSFFDFYCSLYCYSCDDDHYKCLNCDGCSGSYPCRYCRNRDQVYETHFYSCGYSNLNGDYSSNDYRGIFWKNLHGSDCGITTTTMKIRPSQ